The DNA window GACAGCTGGGGTCTTGCGGCTCCTCTGTTGGCCTGCCCAGTCTGCCCGACGACTTCTGACTGGAGTCAGAGTCGGACTCGTCGGAAAAGACGTCTGTTGGTATCGAGGTCTGAACCCCTGAGGTGCTCAATGAACTTGAGGTAACCGTTGAAGGTGAGGATACTGGAGGAAAataagaaggaggaggaggaggaggaggaggaggaggaggaggagaagaagttGTGGCCTTCCCAGCTAAAGCTCTGGCGAGGGGGGCTTGGGCCCAGGACTTGCTGGCGGTTGTTGTGTGCGAGGGGGTCGTTGTGATGGAGCACGATGATGACACAGACGAGGACGGAGTGGTTGTTGGCAGGGGAGGAGGGCTGTTGTTGGTAGTGTGAGAGGCAGGCTGCGAGGTAGATGCGGTGTTAGGATCGGGGAAGCAGGCTGAAGAGTGAGGTAATAAACTAGTAGCGTGCTCTTTGGCATTTCTGGCTGATCGCTTGATTGTTCTGTGTTTGTGCAAGGCCGACTCCAGGTGTTGACTCAGGGCTTCTTCCCCTTTCAGCGTGGTCTCGCAGGCCAGGCAGTCATAGCTGCCTCCCGAAGAGCCACCACTGCCAGGGGTGGGGACCCGAAGCAACATCTCTTGCATGTTCGCCACAGGCTGACCGAAAAAGCAGATTGACTTCAGGTGACTGACCGCCGCCTCTTCCTTGCTGAAGAAGGCTTGACACTTGCGGCAGGCCAGCCTGTACTGCACCTTGGGGACAATGTACTGGtcgaggaggaggaggtgatggTGGGGTCTGTGGTGGGCTGCACTTTTGCTTTCCATCTCATGCTGCTCAGCGGCTTGGTTCTGGAGGGAGGAGGAAGatgagggggaggaggaagaagaggccTCGCCTTTCTGCTCTTCAGTTTTCGCTGGATCTTTGGCAGGTTCTTTGTGGTTCGGGTGATTGAGGGTCACCGGCGTTGGAGGAGGGGCTGGCGTTTGGCTTGCTTTGGGTTGCTGgagctgttgttgttgctgctgatgctgctgctgctgaagttgcttctgttgctgttgttgctgctgctgtagctgCCGCTGCTGTTGCTGGAGCGCCTCCTGCAGGCTTTGCTGATATTGCTGGTAGTGCTGCAGCAAGGATCCCGGAGACAGCCCCATCAGCGCTTGCGACAGAGACGGGTTGTAAGGAAAAAGGCCCTCCATGCCATACATGGGTTGCAGGTAGCCCCCTTGCAAAGCTCCAGGGATCTGGGGCGCATAGTAAGGGGAGAAGCCTGGCATGAAGTAGGGTAGAAACTGGCTGGTAAGGAGTGCGGTAGGGTCTGAAGCTAGGGCTGTCTGCAGTGCTTGAAGCTGGGCTGTGTCCACCACATACTCCATGCCAGGTGTTGGTATGGAGGTGGCGGGCGCAGCAGGTTCGGGTTTCTCTTTCTTAGCTGTGGAGGTGGGCACTGCTGCTGCGGTAGCTTGCAGAGGCTGCTGCTGTTCCGTCTTGTCCTTGGCCTTATCTTTCTCACGGGTCCTCTCAGTGTCGTGGTCCTTGGAGGGCTCGACCCGGGGGTTCGGTTGGGACGTGGAGGTGGTTGAGGAGGGGGCTGGGTGTGGAGTGGTGGTACTACCCTGAGCCGGGCTGGGGGAGGCCAGGGAGGAGAAGGTGGGAGGCTTGTTGGGCAGTCCGGACGTTGGGAGGCTGGGTGAGGGCACGCTGGTACCAGGCATGCTCAAGAGGTTAGAAGTTTTTGGAGACGTTAAAGCTAGAAGACAGAACAAGTAGAGAAGTGAATGAGAGAGTATCATAAATAACAATGTTAGCATTGTAGGTCTAAATCTGATGGataatatttgaaattgttgatTGAAATCCTGGGCAGATTTTactccaggttttatttttacatcgGTAAATATAGTACAATGCAAAAAAGACCTTACTTTATCAAGTTAAGATTTGCAtaacatttgttaaaacaaaggaattaaacaacaacatttctggTGCCTCAATAATAAAATCCACAGACTCCAATAACGTGAACAGTATGAGTGGATGTGAACAACAGTGCACTAGCTGACTGCAGTGCATCATCTCATTCTGTATAAATTCTGTGGTGCTACAGCTCATGATAGAGAACACCCCTTACTTACCACCTTATACTTCTGCAAACAGTTTTTGgatggaaatgtattttatttaaaaaacgttATCACATTCTTCACATCAGAAATAGAGCACCAAGATGCACAGTACCACTTCTGAGCAGCCATAGTAACGTAGCACTCCATCTCACTTACAACAGAATCATTCAGACACGGAAAACAGAAGAATAAACTCATTACAACCTCTACTTGTACTCTGGCAATCAACACTACCAATACCATGTTTGTTTAACAGGCTTGGGGTGTGCAAAACTCAGTTTACTGGTTGCCTATTCTAATTCAGACAAACTAAAATAAAGGCTATGTCATAAATGGTGAAATGACTTCATTGGTGCCACTATAAAGTCAGTACTTTCTCAGCCTGAACTCAAAACTGAGGTTGCATTTTTTCTAATGCCCCTCTCTACCAACTGGTGAATGGCATTGATGTCAATGACGAGACTCTACTTTCTGTATGCTTACAACTCTGGGAGGGGATTAAATGCCATCTGATTTAATGACTAGGAgccgagcagcagcagcaggaaaatCCTTGTGAAACCTACCTGTGTTTGATGAAGCAAAACCTGGTAAAGAGGGGCTGCTGATTCCTGGCAGTGGGACAGGGGGGATCCCCTGCAGGGTAGTGTAAGCAGAGGAGATGTTCAGAGCCTGGATGGGCGAGTTATCAAACATGACCTGCTGCTGTGCCGCAAGCCCCAAGACCTCGTTGGCTTTCTTGATCCGGTCCAGCTCTTGCTGGGCCATCAGCTGGCGGACGGTGGCCGGGTCAAAGTACTCTTTTTCTTTGTCCAGCTGGCTCCCGATTGTGTCCTTCACCTTGCAGATGTGCTGCAGGGAAAAGATGTGGTCTCGCACTGAGTGCCGGGCACTGTACTTGATGCCACACAAAGTGCACTCTGTTTTTGGCCCCTCATAGGATGTCTGGTTAATGCCAAAGTGCTTAGCCATGCTGAGTTTGGACTTTTTCTCCTTGGCCCGTGCATTCTGGAACCACACCTGCACCACTCTCTTTGGAAGTCCAATGTCGTTGCCAAGCACCTCACATTCCAGCATGGTGGGTGTCCTGTAGTCATTGAAGCAGGATTTCAGAACCTTCAGCTGCAGGTTGGTCATTTGGGTTCGGTAGCGCTTTTGGCCTGGTCGATCATCCAGACTCTTGCTCCCAGAGGTGCCTGCACCAGGGCTGGGTGAACAGGGGTCCGCCATGCTGGAGGTCTCGCTGTAATCCACCATGGTTTCATTTTCATAGTCCTTAGCGTAGTAACTGGTGGCAGGGCTTACCAGCCCTGAAGACATCTGGTCTTCGTTCTCCAGTGAAAGGGCTGTCCCTCCAGATTTGGGCAGCAGGTCGCCTGGAATGTGGCCTTGTTTTATCTCACCAGACATTCCAGTTGCACTATCATTATCTGCGTTAGCTTCATCTCCAGTTGTAGTATCAGTGATAGCTGTGTTTACCGATGAACAATCGTCATTATCCAGCTTGTTTTGATCAAAACTCAGGTTGACGGAGGACATGGTTGGGCTTTCAAAGTCCTCCGTCCCTTCTACCTTGATCGAGGACGGGCTGAGGAGAGCCCGGGGGGACAGGTCAACGCCTTTGCTCACCGGTGACAGAGAGGAACAGTGCCCGTCGCTGTTTGAGGGGGGGAGGAGCGAATAGCAGGGGCCGTCCAGGGCTTCCCCTTTCAGCTGAAAACTTTCGTGGTCTGGGAGCATGCTGGATAGAGACAAGTTATAGCCTGCACGCTTTGCTTCATGCCAGTGGCGTGATCGGATGTGGGCCTCCAGGGCAGTTTTGGCTTTAAAGAGAGCTCGGCAGAAAGGACAGCGACGGTGGGCTTGGGCGGGCCCGACTGCCCTAAACTGGCCCTTCCTCTCCCGGGCCCGGGTGTTTTGGAACCAGACCTGCACTACCCTTTTCTTCAGCCCCACCTCGTGAGCAATGTGGTCTAGCATTTTGCGGGTGGGGTTAGAGTCAAGCAGGTATTTCTGGTAGAGGATCTCAAGCTGCTCTGGGGTGATGGTGGTACGGAGACGCTTGTCTCTATGAGGTTCCTCCCCGCTGTTCCCACTGTCATTCTCTCCAGGGCTCGCCCCCGCCTTCTCCTCTAGCTTCCTCTTCAGGGAGTtcatggtggaggtgggagttgAGGGAGAGGTAGCCGAGCTGGAGGGGATCTGGGGCAGGGATCCAGACAGCAACTGGCTGGCCAGGAGGGGGTTGTTTGGATCAAACAGCATGAAGGGCATGTCCATGGGCCGATCAAGGAACTGGGGGTGCATGAACTGATTCTGCACTGTGAGGAAGTGAAGCTGCTGGTGTTCCTGCCAATGTTCGAAGGAGGGGAAGGCCAACttgcactggtcacactggtaaGGGATCATCTGCATGTTTCCcaattgctgctgttgttgctgttgctgagGGGTGGAGGTTAGGAGGGGGTTGATGTTTACGTGGGAGATCTGCGATGGACTAGGGCTGGCTTGGGACACTGTGGGTCCAATCTGCTGCTGCAGAGATGAGGGAGATGAGAGCTGTGGGGTCTTTGGTGTTGCCTGCACTTTCTCCTCTTGTTGTGGCTCAGGTTGTGGCTGCTGGGAGTTGTCTTGTTTGGGTGGACCCTGGTTCTCCTGTGTCTGGTCTTGAGAGAGCGGTTTAGCTGACTGCTTTGTCTTCTCATCGTAGGAGTTCTGTCCGGTAGTGTGGATGGCTTCTTCCTTCTCCAAGGAAGATGTTGCCGGGTTCATATTGGAGAAAGAGACAGAGGATACAGGAAGGGGGCAGAgattggaggaggaggagcaagGCAGGGGAGTGCTACATGAGGAGCCTGACGGGGTGTTATATTCATGCATGGCATCCATAGAGTCTTCATTCTGACTGTCATATTGCCCCTCATCGTCCTCATCTTTGTAGCACAGCTTCTTCTGGTGCTTGATGAGATCGAAGATTCGCTGGAAAACCAGGCTGCACTTTTTGCACTGGTAGTTGAGGTTGGTGGTGCGAATGTAGCGATCGTTGGACAGCTCCCTCCTTTCTCCCTCTTTCCCACCATCACTTTGATTCTCGTAGTTTTTACGGGCTTTCTGGCGGGCATTCTGGAACCAGACCACGATGACCCGTGTGGGGAGGTTCAACAGATTAGACAGCTGCTCAAACTCATCATCCTTTGGGTATGCATTAGCATCAAAGAAATCCTGCAGGACCCTCAGTTGGTAGTCAGTGAACCTGGTCCTGGACGATCTCTTGGACCCATAATACTCCGCTCTCTGGGGCTCTGGGGAAGGTGGTTTGGAGTCAATCTTAGGCTCCTCCAGGGTGGTAACAGGCGGGTTGTTGAAGTTGTAGGGAGAATCTTTGTTGCGTTGGCGCTCCTTGAAGAGTGTGTTGCGGAACCAGTGCTTGATGACCTTCTGGGGTAGGCCAGACTTATCTGCCATCTCCTTAATCTGGTCTTCATTGGGTGAATTGTTAATATCAAAATACTGTCGCAGGACCCGTAGCTGATCGTCAGTGATGCGAGTTCGGGGCCTCttattttgctgctgctgctggagcatGGCAGGGGTGAGCTGTTGTTGGTAGAGCTGAGCCAGGTCAGTTGACAGGGGTTCCATAGAGGACATCTGTGTGGGCAAGGATGGCACAGGCATGGATTGCATCATAAGTGGTGAAAAGAGGGGGAGTTCCATGGACATAGAAAGTTGGTTCACTGGTACGGGAGGCTGCGGGGTAGAGATGGCGGGTGGGGTGAGGGGGGGTACAACAGTTTGGATGTTTGGAGTAGAAGCAGGCTGGGGTGGGGGTAGAGGAGGTGGTGGGggtggaggaggctgtggagcagTTTCAGGAGTCTGAGGTCTGATGGGATAGAGCTTGTCATAGTGCTCCCTGTACTCCTTGGCAAACCTCTCCAGGGAACGGAAGGGGAAGAAGGCTTGGTGGACGTGCTCCTGGTGACTCTTCAGGATCAATATGTTGGAAAAGAGCTTTCCACAAGCCTCGCACTCCAACTTCTCCAAACCCTCCTTCAACTCGGCACCTCGGTTGCCGTTGCTGTGGCCACTTGCCCCTGCAAGTCCGACCAGTCCAGCCTTTTTCTGAACCTTCTGCTTGTTCTCGTTGTACTGGATCACCAACTCAAAGCCAAAGTTCTCCAGAAGGGCCTTGGTGGCATTCCCTCGGGCATCAGAGGCAATCCTGGGAGGAGGAAAGCCAGACTCTGAGCACCCAGCAGCTGTTTGCTGCTGCTCTTTCTTATCTTTGGTTTTCTCCAAAGTGCCTTCTTTAGACAGAAAACTTCTGTCCTCCATCTTCTCAATCATCTCCTTGTCTCTTTGTCCTTCCCTTTCTTTATCAACGTGACACTGTGGCTTTGGCTTTTTCTCAGCTTGGTGTATGAGAGATGCATTCTGCTGGAGCAAAGCTAACTGcccctgttgttgttgctgctgctgctgctgctgctgttggtggtgctgctgctgttggtgatGGTGGATTAGCTGCTGCTGAAGACAAGTCTGCTGTGCTTGTTGCTTAAGGTCCTCCAGTAGGGAGGAGGAGGACCCAGGCAGGCTAAGGGATGAGCTGCTAATCGGCAGGTTAATCTCCGGGTTGAGCTGGAACTCGGCTCCTGGGATATAAAAAGGAAAGAGCAACTGTTGCTGTTGGAGCTGCATCAGGGCTTCAGTGGTCATGGGGAAGTGCTGCAGGAGTGCTGGGTTGAAGAGCTGGGATTGGATCAGGGCAGCTTGCTGTTGAAGCTCTTGCTGAAGCTGGGCCTGAGCCTGGGCTTGGGCCTGAGCtaactgttgctgctgctgttgttgctgctgctggaaCTTCTGTTGCTGTTGGTGCTGTTGCTGTCCCCTAGAGGACAGCACATCTGCCAACTTCTTCTTCTTTGCCTCTCTATTTTCTGAAGAGGAGGGGAGGCCAGCCACAGAGGACATCCCATGGTTATCTACTGGATGATGTTGTGGCACTTGCCCACTCCCCAGCATGCTCTGGGAGTTCTGGCCCACAGCAGAAGAACTGTTGCTGGTGGTCGTCACAGTGTTGGTAGCTGAATTTGGGCTGGGTGTAGAGGTGCCCACTGAGGAGACGCCAGCACCAGCAGCGCACCCACCAACACTGGTGCTGCTGGCACCTGCTGCCTCCAGCTTTGCAGCCCTAGCTTTGGTCTGGTGGAGGACAGAGCGCATGTGTATCTCCAGCGTGGAGCTCTGGCTGTAGGCCACAGTGCAGGTGCTGCACTTGAACGGCTTGTTGTCTGGGCTGTTGGCAGGCTCAGGCTGGCCGGTAGTCGACTCCTGCAAGGCTCTCTTGACCTTGTGCAGGTGGGAGACAGAGTTGTAGTGGACTAAGAGGATGTTCTTCTGGGTGAAGGACTCCTTGCACACTGTGCACTTAAAGGGCCTAGATGGGTCCAGAAACTTCTCCAATGTGAAGTTGGGGCCCTTTCGGAAGGGCAGAGCTCTCTTAGGTTCTAATCCACAGTCTTCCAGCATGCCTGAGTCGCTGCCGACCGGGCTTGGTTTCTCCTCTGGATCACTCTCCTCACATTCCTTTTCATCCTCACCCATAGGTCCCTGATCCTCTCCCAAAGAAGGATCCCCCATGACCATCAAGTCCCCATTGATCAGCAAGCCACCATAAAGTTGTTGGATGTCAGCTTCGCTTAgctccaagtggctggtctcgaGGTGCTTCTTCAAGGCTTGCAGTGTCCTGAAGCTGCGCTGGCAGAGGCAGCACATGGTAGCTGCCCTGATGACATGGTACTGTGAGTGAAGCTGCAGCTTCTCCACTGTCTTGAAGGCCAAGCTGCACTGGTTGCAACGGTACTTATAGACATGACGGTCTGAGACGGGGAGCTGGGGCCTCTTGTTGTGCACATCATTGAAGTGTGTCTGGAGCGCGTTGGATGATTTGAAGACCTGGTTGCACCCCTTCTTCCAGCAGAGGAACCCGGTGCCATCTTCCTTTGCCGATCCCTGGTCTTGCAGTGGAGATGTGTGTGCCTCTGTACCTTCCGAAGTCTGGGGGGCTTTCTCAGGCTCGGCCTCCATGGTTTCTGCTGAACAATAAAAAGATAACTCAAATGAATTACAGTGGCTCCCACGAAGGCGGACTCTTGTAATAGAAATTTATTTCCATTGCATAGACCAAACCGAGGACACTTCATCTTGTTTCTCTTGGGGTCCTTGTTGCATGTACCACCTCACTTTGAAAAAGCATGTCCCCcagggtaggttttttttttcaggacaaaaaataaaaattcattcaGTGGCTCCCCCTGATGCAGAAAGAACATTCTTTTCAATAGGAATATTTTTGCCTGATGAATTTCATTGAACTAACGTTTGGCCTACAGTCATCCTGATTTTGAGATGTTGCACTCCCAACACAATGCACCAAACACACCTTTGTTCTTTCCCTTTTGCGTATCATTTTAATTCATgccttcatttttataatataatgtggTAGAATACCCTGTGACTTTTACAACATTCTCATTACTTTTGCCTCCTGGTTTGAAATGTTCTATTATTTTAATCCCAATGCTCCTAATTTAATTGCACTGGCCCACTACTGAACtgtcttcagaaaaaaatatccAGCTTCTTCAGAACATAATTTTGCAGTACACCTCTGCCCAAGTAAAAGTCCATATTCCTGttttacaacaacaacagaaagggacttttatttgcacatatatgCTACGATATGGCATTCTAATTGGAGAAGCTGCAGCTGTAAGCGACAGTccacaaaaaacagcaacaataaaaacTGAGAATGTTCTAAAAGCCATGCAATTGTTTGTAACACAGACTAACCCGTTTGCAGCATCAGCTTGGGAATGGAATTGCTTATTAACGACAGATTACGCTTTTAGACACGGACTGACCTGGTTGCTTAATTGTGTCGTCAGCACTAGAGTTGGCTGCTGTCTGAGACGGGTTCTGTCCATCCCGTTCTGGGCCTGGCACTGGTAAGAACATGCTTGCGGGCAGAACCTCTGATGCTGTTACCTgtagaaaaaaacacaaagcccAAATATTGACTGCTGCCCTGCATTTTGATATTGTTAGTAAGCTTCTCTGGTCTAACTAATTCTAACTTGCTGCCACCATGCTGCAAAGAAAGGGAATGTACTCTAGCATCAGCATAATACATAGATACTGTAAAATAACCTACTAACTATATTTAATGCTCAGTGATTTAACCATCAGCCACTATGGGAATCCTATAATTCTTTCTGCTCTCGATAAAAGTCCATTCAACCCTTGCAATGCATTCTTTCCATTATTGTAGCAGAAGATGTTACTCCACTGACCTAATACAATTCTTTATTTTCATGCAGCCATACTGAAATATCACAATATTATTGCGGAACTGTTATGCTATATCAATAGACAAGATTATTATATTACTCCAATCCAAAAGTTCTCCAAATAATATGAAACAGGCTCCTCTGTAGCATTATACATTTCCTGACAGTATAACTTAGCAATGCTGGGGATAATATGGGGGAGTGCTTCAGCAAgggtgtctgagtgtgtgtgttttggtaaaTAATACCCCTCTGGTTAAACTCATACTTCTGACAGCCTCTCTAAggcacaaatattatttttttactttatttaccaTCTTGGAATTCACACTTTGATCACAGGCAGTGTATCATGGGCCTAGAAACTTTTCCTGCAACCAATTAGTGAGATGGGCTGAAAGGCCTACCTTGGACGACTAAAAAGCTTATTAGGGCGCCTAATTAAATCACTCTCCCTTGTAAAAACTGCATCTCACTCCTGTTGAATGGAGCAATGTGGAGGGATGCTGTCATACTCTACAATAAGAGTATGGTGCAGAAATCCACTGGCTAGCAAAAATAGCGAGTAACTAGGGGGAAAGTGCTCTAGGATTTCTGTGCGAATAAGAGTGACTGTAATGGACTGCAGAGTGGTGACCAACAGGGAAAGGCTTAGATGACTGGGCAGTATAGTGAACCCATTGGCAGGGACCAGAGAAACAGAAACGTACAGATATATTATACATGGCATGACACCTGCCAATAGAGGCAAGTCAGGAAGGCACTTATTCAAAGTGACAGATCTGTAAGGTGTTTAAATTATTCTTTAGAGATCAGTGACTATCCCTCATTGAGTTTAAACAGGGAGATGAAGCTTTTCTGAATTACAGGTGTACATGTCAGGCATCGCATTTGCTTAATAAATTAACCAGTCATATATGTAGTGTGTCTATGTACTGCAGTTTCTTTCTTTAAACTGTGCAACCTCTGCACAtacatagacagatagatagatataatatgCTGCTGTATACTctaatttcattttgtaattagaAGATCTCAAGGAGCAATGAATATTGATTAGAAAGTGAGACAACAGCGGCAGGGTTTTCTCTTCACTCGAAAGGTTGAAGTCAATCATGTGTGAAtgacagtgccccccccccccaaaaaaaagacaacaattcATCACAAGCTCTCATTAGTAGGCTCCTATTTAACAATAATCAGTGACTGAGATTCGAAGAGGCTGGGAGATGCGGTACTGTCGGCTTCACCTTCCTTCAATTAACTC is part of the Polyodon spathula isolate WHYD16114869_AA chromosome 13, ASM1765450v1, whole genome shotgun sequence genome and encodes:
- the LOC121325903 gene encoding zinc finger homeobox protein 3-like isoform X4 produces the protein MESCESPVVSGTDDGLATTLSQQQQHLPPQPWNEHPRAPTPPSSQPLPLEPLSLSAPYPSQLQAHSVPLQEGVREQQKHPTHTAPGESAKAERQTRTEEEEEEEGSCGEEEDDDELDDLDDDEGMDCYPSLQPFPGMPVASGGGMPTLLGRRTRQPVAAESGSEEGEEEEEECSDVENLAGEIVYQPDGSAYIVESISQLIQSGGGVAPSGLLHTNSLLPSLGKQGEPAGTSSAVYPQIINTFHIASSFGKWFGSPDQGFPNTSSLAGLSPVLHSFRVFDVRHKSNKDYLNSDGSAKNSCVSKDVPNNVDFSKFDGLALYGQGKPILMCFLCKLSFGYVRSFATHAVHDHRMTLSEDERRLLGHKPTSAIIQGIGKDKEPLISFLEPKNKSPPPPPTLLPMGPGQSFYGTFSGVQLEGGSSSSSGGGGGREALKKDLDSGPQQTLLSSLVTLGGLGSPKQPLLTSAQGPAKDSSAPSERGGRAEGPVGGRGGTQRGENEEGDRERGEGKVHFPSDDVSDEEDLIEDEEEEEDDVVNAVACSSSSGREGGELAVSNQSISKSPLLMPSRALQPSACPFEASTAHRDSKSTSSISSSSFLTELEGEGDGGGRNSELLVSFNCQGMTVPAAAAAAVAAAAGKGEEEEEMASNTSSAPLASTSPTNISITNATDESAIRDSATAPEPNESLAEGEEDNGALMHHHHLLHHHHHHHLLHPSQHPHSHPHPGTPCELAGAGECPQDGGASGSGSGSGVECPKCDTVLGSSRSLGGHMTMMHSRNSCKTLKCPKCNWHYKYQQTLEAHMKEKHPDLGGSCVYCTSGQSHPRLARGESYTCGYKPFRCEVCNYSTTTKGNLSIHMQSDKHLNNMQNLQNGSSIAAVTTAGDQVFGQAPGGVVGVPSAAQAPVHHHPAHHHHHPVQATAHSTGACGTPSPTKPKSKPMWRCEVCDYETNVARNLRIHMTSEKHMHNMMLLQQNMSQMQHGRLGLGALPSPSEAELYQYYLTQNMNLPPGLKMDSSGADTQYLLGSFQLDPNMAALAPALVGSEIPMDMRLGGGQLVSEELMSLGESLSQSSDPSLKLFQCAVCNRFTTDNLELLGLHMGSERSLPEEEWRTVVGDSHQCKLCRYTTQLKANFQLHCKTDKHVQKYQLVAHIKEGGKGNEWRLKCVAIGNPVHLKCNACDYYTNSLEKLRLHTVNSRHEASLKLYKHLQQHESSVEGEACYYHCVLCNYSTKAKLNLIQHVRSMKHQRSESLRKLQRLQKGLPEEEEELGTIFTIRKCPSVDTGELSEDVEAASETTTDQEDQTKDRDSGGEKELTKGTASSLVEKDQTDSSLPSKRPSSGSGATEAALASKRPRTTDQTSVEQMYQCPYCKYSNTDVNRIRMHVMTQHSVQPMFRCPLCQDMLKNKIHLQFHLTHLHSVAPDCVEKLIATVTASEVLPASMFLPVPGPERDGQNPSQTAANSSADDTIKQPETMEAEPEKAPQTSEGTEAHTSPLQDQGSAKEDGTGFLCWKKGCNQVFKSSNALQTHFNDVHNKRPQLPVSDRHVYKYRCNQCSLAFKTVEKLQLHSQYHVIRAATMCCLCQRSFRTLQALKKHLETSHLELSEADIQQLYGGLLINGDLMVMGDPSLGEDQGPMGEDEKECEESDPEEKPSPVGSDSGMLEDCGLEPKRALPFRKGPNFTLEKFLDPSRPFKCTVCKESFTQKNILLVHYNSVSHLHKVKRALQESTTGQPEPANSPDNKPFKCSTCTVAYSQSSTLEIHMRSVLHQTKARAAKLEAAGASSTSVGGCAAGAGVSSVGTSTPSPNSATNTVTTTSNSSSAVGQNSQSMLGSGQVPQHHPVDNHGMSSVAGLPSSSENREAKKKKLADVLSSRGQQQHQQQQKFQQQQQQQQQQLAQAQAQAQAQLQQELQQQAALIQSQLFNPALLQHFPMTTEALMQLQQQQLLFPFYIPGAEFQLNPEINLPISSSSLSLPGSSSSLLEDLKQQAQQTCLQQQLIHHHQQQQHHQQQQQQQQQQQQGQLALLQQNASLIHQAEKKPKPQCHVDKEREGQRDKEMIEKMEDRSFLSKEGTLEKTKDKKEQQQTAAGCSESGFPPPRIASDARGNATKALLENFGFELVIQYNENKQKVQKKAGLVGLAGASGHSNGNRGAELKEGLEKLECEACGKLFSNILILKSHQEHVHQAFFPFRSLERFAKEYREHYDKLYPIRPQTPETAPQPPPPPPPPLPPPQPASTPNIQTVVPPLTPPAISTPQPPVPVNQLSMSMELPLFSPLMMQSMPVPSLPTQMSSMEPLSTDLAQLYQQQLTPAMLQQQQQNKRPRTRITDDQLRVLRQYFDINNSPNEDQIKEMADKSGLPQKVIKHWFRNTLFKERQRNKDSPYNFNNPPVTTLEEPKIDSKPPSPEPQRAEYYGSKRSSRTRFTDYQLRVLQDFFDANAYPKDDEFEQLSNLLNLPTRVIVVWFQNARQKARKNYENQSDGGKEGERRELSNDRYIRTTNLNYQCKKCSLVFQRIFDLIKHQKKLCYKDEDDEGQYDSQNEDSMDAMHEYNTPSGSSCSTPLPCSSSSNLCPLPVSSVSFSNMNPATSSLEKEEAIHTTGQNSYDEKTKQSAKPLSQDQTQENQGPPKQDNSQQPQPEPQQEEKVQATPKTPQLSSPSSLQQQIGPTVSQASPSPSQISHVNINPLLTSTPQQQQQQQQLGNMQMIPYQCDQCKLAFPSFEHWQEHQQLHFLTVQNQFMHPQFLDRPMDMPFMLFDPNNPLLASQLLSGSLPQIPSSSATSPSTPTSTMNSLKRKLEEKAGASPGENDSGNSGEEPHRDKRLRTTITPEQLEILYQKYLLDSNPTRKMLDHIAHEVGLKKRVVQVWFQNTRARERKGQFRAVGPAQAHRRCPFCRALFKAKTALEAHIRSRHWHEAKRAGYNLSLSSMLPDHESFQLKGEALDGPCYSLLPPSNSDGHCSSLSPVSKGVDLSPRALLSPSSIKVEGTEDFESPTMSSVNLSFDQNKLDNDDCSSVNTAITDTTTGDEANADNDSATGMSGEIKQGHIPGDLLPKSGGTALSLENEDQMSSGLVSPATSYYAKDYENETMVDYSETSSMADPCSPSPGAGTSGSKSLDDRPGQKRYRTQMTNLQLKVLKSCFNDYRTPTMLECEVLGNDIGLPKRVVQVWFQNARAKEKKSKLSMAKHFGINQTSYEGPKTECTLCGIKYSARHSVRDHIFSLQHICKVKDTIGSQLDKEKEYFDPATVRQLMAQQELDRIKKANEVLGLAAQQQVMFDNSPIQALNISSAYTTLQGIPPVPLPGISSPSLPGFASSNTALTSPKTSNLLSMPGTSVPSPSLPTSGLPNKPPTFSSLASPSPAQGSTTTPHPAPSSTTSTSQPNPRVEPSKDHDTERTREKDKAKDKTEQQQPLQATAAAVPTSTAKKEKPEPAAPATSIPTPGMEYVVDTAQLQALQTALASDPTALLTSQFLPYFMPGFSPYYAPQIPGALQGGYLQPMYGMEGLFPYNPSLSQALMGLSPGSLLQHYQQYQQSLQEALQQQQRQLQQQQQQQQKQLQQQQHQQQQQQLQQPKASQTPAPPPTPVTLNHPNHKEPAKDPAKTEEQKGEASSSSSPSSSSSLQNQAAEQHEMESKSAAHHRPHHHLLLLDQYIVPKVQYRLACRKCQAFFSKEEAAVSHLKSICFFGQPVANMQEMLLRVPTPGSGGSSGGSYDCLACETTLKGEEALSQHLESALHKHRTIKRSARNAKEHATSLLPHSSACFPDPNTASTSQPASHTTNNSPPPLPTTTPSSSVSSSCSITTTPSHTTTASKSWAQAPLARALAGKATTSSPPPPPPPPPPPPSYFPPVSSPSTVTSSSLSTSGVQTSIPTDVFSDESDSDSSQKSSGRLGRPTEEPQDPSCHQDSSNSLASVGTDSIRL